Within Marmota flaviventris isolate mMarFla1 chromosome 13, mMarFla1.hap1, whole genome shotgun sequence, the genomic segment AACTATTTTTCTACATGAtttttatggttctggggattgaaggGAGGACCTCATGCGGGCCAGTCAAGCATTCAGGTGACCACAGGGCTTCTTTATCAGCTGTTTTGTGTTCCAGACAGGGAAACCATACTTTGTTAAACTAATCCCTTGATACTAAGGTAATCATTAACTATTCCAATGTAAGTTTTCATCAGGCAAGACTTAGTGAATACCTAGGGTATCCAGATTACAGGACTGGATAAAGACACATATGTCTTTCCTCCTCTATTCCCTAATATTTTTTGCCAGGGGtaggtactgagaattgaacccaggagcactctaccactgagccacatctctggccccttgtattttttgagacaagatctttccacattacttagggccttgctaaggctggctttaaattgaaattctcctgccttaacctcccaaatCACAGGGgttatagacatgtaccactgcaccaggctccaTTGCCTGATCTCATGAGGAGTGGTTACTGGATCAAGCATGTGCACAGTTTGCCATGGATGTCCCATTTCCCAGGGAGGCAATTTCCAGCCTAACACCAATTTCTAAAGTACAGACTTTCCCAGAGACAGAAGGGCTTGTAGTGGGTGTCATGAATATTGCAGTACCTGGTATATGACAACCCACACTGGATATCCATCAGGGctagtgtgggggtggggggctgtcaGTAATTGGAAATTGACACTGTGGTGGGTTCCAAAGAAGACTTAGATGCCTGTTACAAAACCTCCTAAGAAGGACTCAAGGCGAGTCAGAGTAGGCTATTTGCCTTAACTTCCACCCACACTCAGGAGAAAGCCCACTCCCAGTCTGGCCCGCCCCTGCCACCATCCTGTTCCCTTCCATTCTGCCCTCACTCTGTGCTGCATCCCTTCCTGATTCTGCCTGTCCTCATGTGCTCAGAGTCTTCTCACATCCTGCTTCCTCTATCTGGAGTGTTCTTTGTCATCTCTTCCCCTCCCAATATCCTTTAGGCCCCTTTAAATGCCATTCCCTCAGAGCTGCTGCCAAAGACTCccatctcatttcttttctttttttgaggtgctggggattggacccagggccttgtgcatgcaagccaaacactttaccaactgagctacatccccagccccccatctcATTTCCATTACATACTTCTGCTCTTAGCTCTCAAAGCCTGCCCCCTCTTTCCCTGCACTCAGCATTTATGATCGTGTGCTTCCCCATGGGATGGTTGGTGTAATGTTGttctccatttttttattttttttagcaccagggattgaacccaggggtgcttaaccactgagccacatcccaaccattttaatttttatttacagatagggtctcactaagttgcttagatctcactaaattgctgaggctgaccttggacttgagatcctcttgcatcagcctctCAACTCTCTgcgattataggaatgcaccaccatgcctggcctcctTTACTAGACTATAAACTCTGTGAGGGCAGGTACCTCAGCTGGCTTGCTCATAACAGCTCCTAAAGCTGTGTCTCCTACACAGTAGATGTTGAATGGACATTGGCAGGATACACGGATGCAGCTGTATGTGGCTCAGCCCACTGGAGGGCAAGTACAGGAcaacctccccttccccttccattCCTAACATCCAAGTAGCCAATTGTTCTTCACAGGGCACCAGACACCACggcaggggcaggggacagaGCAATGAATAGGACATTGGTCTCAACTTCGGACATTTGGGGTTTGGTGGGGAGATTAAATACAGTTCATAAGGGGAAGCATGCAGAGGGAAGCCTGAGCCTCATTCCTGCCTGCAGTTCCAGGAGGATGGATTCCTGGTGCTGGAAGGATTCTTGTCTGTGGACGAGTGTGAGGCTATGAAACAAAGGATTGGTGAGATCGTGGCCGAGATGGATGTCCCTCCCCACTGCCGCATAGAATTTTCCACCCAACACGAGGAACAGCTTCGAGCCCAGGTGGGTGCATGGGGTAGGTGGGGATGGAATGTGGTCTTCGATGGGGGATCAGTCCCCAGCCAAAGGAGCTTCCTGGATGGAAGGACCTAAAGCCATGActcctccttttaaaatatttttatataatatgtatttttagttgttgatggacctttattttattcatttatttttatgtggtgctgagaatcaaacctagtgcctcacacttgctacgcaagtgctcctccactgagccacaaccccagactccATGGCTCCTTCTGATAACAGATCAGGTGCAGGCTCCCACATGCCAGGCTCCACTCCTTACTCCTGTCACTATGAATTTACAAGGTAGATATGGTTATTGTTTCCACTTggaagggagggaaagtgagGCTTCCATCATTTGTCCAAACCATAGTTAATAACTggtagagccaggatttgaagTCAGCTGTCTGATACCAACTGGTGCTGTGCACTGCTCTATTGTACTTCCTCAGATTCTCCTGCCACAAAGGGCCTCCTTGTGGCCAGCATCCCAGAGAGAGCCCTGAGATTTTAAAGGGCTGCCTGTGTGTCTTATCCCTGCACCCAAACTCAGAACATGCTGTTTCCCAAGACTCAGCACAGTCTGAGACGGACAAGTGGTTCTCCCATCCAGTTATCTCAACCCTACACAGTTTGACAGTCGGAGCCTTCCTGCAGGGCAGCTGAGCTCTGGTCCAGGCCACTCACACTCATACCAAGAAGCTCCTGCCATCTAGTGGCAACAGAGAAAACTACAGCAGCTAgaagccttgcatcccaggaaagCAAAGCCGCCAGAGACCCGCCACTCAAGGGTCCTGAGGAGAAAGAGGGCTGAAACTGGTACCCCAAATCTGCCTTGTGAGAATGCTCCAGAGGCCAGTAGATTATTgtggcaggaggaatgcaagaaGAAAGGGCCCAGATGATCCTTGACTTACAATGGTTCGACTTAGGATTTTAGATGTACATTCATTCAGTAGGAACAAtactttgagtttttaattttgatcttttctagGACTGATACCACGCGATATCATACTCTCTCCTGATGCTGGGTGGTTGCAGGGAGTCACAGCTCCCAGTCTGCCACCTGATCATGGGAAGCAAAGATACTGTGTTCACCATCTGTCTCCCATGCCAGACAaccattctgtttttcactttcagcACAGTACTTGATAAATTAACAAGATGTTGAACACTTACGCTTGTAAAATAGGTTTTGGACTGGATGGGTCTGCCCCACTGTGAACTAATGTATGTGTCCCATGAGGGGACTGGAGAAAGCTAGGATGTTCTGTGGGCTAGGTGTATTAAGTGCACTTCTAATGTTTTCAATTTATAGTGAGTGTATCTGGATGTAGCATCATTGTAATAAGTTAAGTGGAATCTAATAAGAGGTTTCTGAAAAATCCGATGCTTGTAGCTTTGAATTCTGCTTACAGGCACTTGGGGCTCCTAGCCACTGTCTGTGCCTCAGTGGACATGTCCAAGATGTCACTGGGGATCTGTAGCCCATGGGCATGGGAAGCCCCTGCTCTGACCCTGggatgctctctctttctctcccatgtCCCTCTCCACAGGGCAGCACAAACTATTTCTTGAGCAGTGGTGACAAGATTCGATTCTTCTTTGAGAAAGGTGTTTTGGACAATAAAGGTTTGGAGCTGGGTCCCCAGAGATGTGGGAGCTCCCTGGGAGGTTGCTGGATCCAGGTGTCTGCCCTGCAGGGCTGGGAGGGCAGGGCGCTTAGGCCAGCTGCCTGAGGGAGGCTGCACTGCAGTTCTTTTGCTTTTACCTGTTCTCTGTGCCACAGGAAATTTCTTGGTGCCTCCAGAGAAATCAGTCAACAAAATTGGTCATGGTGAGCAGAAACCTGGGAGTGCAGGACATAGATGGGAAATGGCCTGAAGAGCTGAGAAGCCGAAGTGAAATCCATACTGAGTTAAGGGTTGGGCAAGTCGCCTTTCTGGCTGCAGGCTCCCCTTGGGTCGTGGTCTTTGACGTTGTGTAATGCTAATCACATGGCACTTCTACCACCACACTGGGAAGAGGGGTCCACTTGAGACCCCAACAGAGGGTATGTGCAGTCTTCTCCACAACCTACTCTCCCAGGCATGGAGGATTCCTGGGACCTGTTGATTCCTGGAGCCTTCTTGAGGGGCAGCTGATATATTGAAATTACTCCTACTCTGAGACCCCAGAACCAAGGGtagaaattttcacttttttcccccaggaTCACGTTGTAATTATTTTTGTGGACTCCTTGTTTTTAAACCTGAAGTTATAGCATGGTGGCTTTGTAAATAAGTTGTGATAAAATTCATGTGACATAAAATTTGTCAccataactatttaaaatatatttttagttgtaggtagacatgatacctttattttattttttagtggtactgaggattgaacctatgcctcacacatgctaggagagggctctaccactaagccacaaacccagcctccaATCACCATaactattttaaagtatttcattcagtggcattaagtgcattcaaaatttacttttttgtaaTAACAGTAATAACAGCAGTTGGGCACAATggaacatacctgtaatcctagcagcttgagaAGCTAAgagaggagaatcacaagttcaaagccagcctcagcaaaagtgaggtgctaagcaactcagtgaggccatgtctctaaataaaatataaaatagggctgggggtgtggtccAGTGGgcgagtgcctgagttcaatccctggtacccccccccacccAAATAGCAAATAATccctggcacacacctgtaatccctgtgacttgggaggctgaatcaggaggattgcaagttgaggcCAATGtgagcaattcagtaagaccttatttcagaaataaaaaaaggctgggcatgtagctcagtggtagagcacccccaagttcaatccctagtactgcagataaaacaacaaaaaccacaaagACTGCTGACGACTGTGCCTGCTGCCCATGTTCATTAGCTCCCCTAGAAGCCCTGGGAGGTGGGCAGCTCTTCTCCTCCTCACTTTACAGTGGAGGAGACCAAGACTTACAGAGAGAAATAGTAGTCACCTGAGATCACATAGAGGAAGTGGAAGTATTGAAGCTGCTGCCAACTAAGAGTCCCCTTGGAATCCTTCGTCCTCCCTGAGGAGTGGGagttagggctggagtgaggtTCCCAGATAGCCAGATGGTCCAAGATAAGGTCATGGTGGGATGGGGCTGGGTGGGATGAAGGGGTCTTTGGGGCCCATTACTTGGTTATAAAAAGCATAAAGTTTAAAGCACCTAAAATAGTTGAAAGTGTCAAAGTGAAGCCTGAGTCCAGTTCTCAGGGTGGGAGGGACACATGGGGGCTGAGACTGGCCCATCAGCAAGCCTCTGTCTCACAGCTCTGCACGCCCATGACCCTGTCTTCAGGAGTGTCACACATTCCCCCAAGGTGCAGGTGAGCAGAGGTGGGGACGGGCAAGTGGGGACAGATAGGGGTGTATGTGGGCAGGCTGCAGTGTGACTCTGCCCCCTTCCAGGCCTTGGCCAGAAGTCTGGGCCTCCAGATGCCTGTGGTGGTGCAGAGCATGTACATCTTTAAGGTGAGCAATGTGTCCTTCCCAGGCCTCAGTTTACTTGACCCTTTGTAAAACTGGCAGGCTGCTCATAGGAAGCCCCTCCCCATAGTGGGCCAAAGCTGCTGGGTTATCAGTGTTGAGTTGGCCAGAGCACATGTGAAGTGGGTACCTGGTACTGAGTTTGTGCTCTATTAGAATTAGGTGGTATGAAGAAAAGGGATCCCCAAGAGTCCCTCCTGCCCTCTTTGACTACTGAGATGCTCTGCTCTCAGCTCCCAAGTACAGTGCCACCTCCTCTAAAAAGCCTTCTAGCTCCCTGAGGAAAAGAGGGACCCAGCTCTGACTTGGGGGCTAACCTCTGAGCCAACCCCTGGCCAAATGCTGCCCTTTCCTGGTTCTGCTTCATGACCTCGTTGTTAGGCTAGTGCTCGCTGTCTCCCAGGCAGCCTGTGCACCCCCTGCTGGGCAGGTGGCTTTCCTTCTGCTTCCCTCCTGGGCCTGGCTCACAGTAGGGGCTCACTAGCTGGTACCCAGGGTGGGAGCATCCTATAAGACTCAGATCAAGCCCTGCTCCTCCCTGTTCTCATCCGTTCTCACCAGACTCTTCCCCTATCTTGCAGCAACCTCACTTTGGTGGTGAAGGTAAGCTGTGAGCAGCTGTGGGGCCCAGCAGCGACCATGGGCAGGAAGTCTGGAATATCATGGTGGTCAGGTCTTTGCAGGAAGGGAAAGTACTTACTGCATTACCTGTGGGCACGAAGCTCGGGCCAGGGGAGGAGGAGccaccttcctttccttcccagaACAGGGGATTGTTAGGGAACCCTGGAGCCCCTGGCACACAGATTTCTAAATCTGACAGCAACCCTTAGCAGGTTAAAAATATAGATTACTAACACAGATGGTTTTCAGACAGTGTGAAATAAAGGaaatcaaatacacacacacacacacacacacgcgcgcgcgcacacactcactcactactgtcaggcatggtggcacttgcttgtaatcccagtgactctggaggctgaggtggaaggattgcttgagcccagaaaCTCAGGGCTgccctgggcaacacagcaaaaCTGTctctttaaacaacaacaacaacaggatGCTTGGTCATAGGTATCCCCTCTCCAACCCCAACTTTCCAAACTTACACCACTGGGTGGGCTATCTGGTGGCTGGAGTCTGCTCATCTCTGGTAAAGAATGGTGGCTTTAGGgccagggtgtagctcagtggtcttTACCACTTGCCTAGCCGAGGCAAGAccctgaattccatccccagcacaggaaaaaaaaaaaaaaagaaagaaagacagacaaggGTGGATTTAGTCACCTGGCTGGAATTCAATGGTAGCAGCTACTTTTTAGCAATTAGGGTGTGCAGCCCTGTCCTAAGCACTTTTCATACACTGTCCTGTGGAACCCTCCAGCAGCCCTTTCAGGGAGGTTATTGTTGGGGCCACTTTACAGTTGAAGAAATGAAAGCTTTAAGAGGTAAAATCTCTGCTCAGAGTCCCTGGGTCAAGAAGTGGAAGATTCTCAGAACAGGAAGTCTGGGAGGATGGTGGAGTGGGAAGTGGGTCAAGATGAGGTGGGACAGAGGGAAGGGTCAGGCTCCTCAGCTCCAGGCGGGTCTGCCGCAGCCTCCCCTCACCAGGATGCCTCGTTCCTGTACACGGAGCCTCTGGGCCGGGTGCTGGGCATGTGGATGGCACTGGAGGATGCCACGCTGGAGAATGGCTGCCTTTGGTTCATCCCTGGCTCCCACACCAGTGAGAACCCCTggctccccaccccaacccccagggAGAGGGATCAGGTGAACAGAGGGTCTAGAGGCTCCATCTTGGCCTGCAGGCGGAGTGTCAAGAAGGATGATCCGGGCCCCTGCTGGCTCATGGCCTGCTACCAGCTTCCTCGGGGCAGAGCCAGACTGGGATAACAGCCTCTTTGTGCCCACACCAGTGCAGAAAGGTAGGCGGGACACCCAGGGTCTGTGAGTGCTCCACCACCCAGCATCTGGGAGGCTCTTTTGGTGTCACCTGAGGACTGGGAAGTCACAGAATGGGAGCAGGTAGGGCTGACAGGTTACTTGGAAGTCAGGAAGCAGCACGATCACAGCAAGTTCATGCAGGCCAGGCTAGAGTCCAGACTCTGCTTCTCAGTCTGTTTCTTTGGGTAAATGATGGAttcactctgagcctcagtttccccaaatgtAAAGTGGGATGCATCTAGAATGTTTATAAAGAATTTAGGTGACACACAGCAAGGGCTTCACAGATGTTGGTTAATCGTGACCCCTCTTCCTTATGGAAAGGGACACTGAGGTACACCCCAGCATCATCAGGAGGTCCCTGTTGAGTGGCACAGTGCAGAGGGCTTCTGGCCACATCTGGGGTGGAGAGGCCCTTTGTAAGGCTTGCCAAGTCACAGTCCACAGCAGAGGACACTTGATCGCAGGGAGCCCCTGTCTAAACAACATGGCTTGGACCCTGGAGCAAGCAGACTTGGAAAGGCATGGGGATAGGTGAGGTCACTAAACCACTCCAGGGAGGACCACCGCACCCCTTCCTGACCTGGGAAGGGTGGCACTGGGCCTACGGTGCCCCCGACCTGCTCATGTCTCTACTAGGGGCCCTGGTCTTGATCCATGGAGAGGTGGTGCACAAGAGTGAGCAGAACCTTTCAGACCACTCACGCCAGGCCTACACTTTCCACCTCATGGAAGCCACTGGCACCGTCTGGAGCCCTGAGAACTGGTACatggcagggtgtgtgtgtgtgtgttcaagtcCCCTGAGGGGGCCCTGGGGACGGGGAAGAGTGGTCCTGCCTTCATTCTCAACAGGCTCCAGCCGACAGCTGAGCTGCCGTTTCCTGCCTTGTACACCTAAAGCCCTTGAAGGGTTGGGACCATCACCTCCCAGTGCAGCTGTGGACTACAAACCCTAGCATGCTGCCTCCCGTGCCGGCTGCAGTGGGGAAGCTGTGAACCTGCAGAGCTCTC encodes:
- the LOC114093656 gene encoding phytanoyl-CoA dioxygenase domain-containing protein 1, which codes for MACLSPLQLQKFQEDGFLVLEGFLSVDECEAMKQRIGEIVAEMDVPPHCRIEFSTQHEEQLRAQGSTNYFLSSGDKIRFFFEKGVLDNKGNFLVPPEKSVNKIGHALHAHDPVFRSVTHSPKVQALARSLGLQMPVVVQSMYIFKQPHFGGEASPHQDASFLYTEPLGRVLGMWMALEDATLENGCLWFIPGSHTSGVSRRMIRAPAGSWPATSFLGAEPDWDNSLFVPTPVQKGALVLIHGEVVHKSEQNLSDHSRQAYTFHLMEATGTVWSPENWLQPTAELPFPALYT